One genomic region from Populus nigra chromosome 8, ddPopNigr1.1, whole genome shotgun sequence encodes:
- the LOC133701424 gene encoding probable GTP diphosphokinase RSH2, chloroplastic: MAVPTIALYASPPSSVCSSPYPCQINAHATYDFELNSRTSSTTSSSASSSQKPIVGGLSRLFSSPAVKHASFSGDREELGSLWHDRGDELKELGSSFCYTPSKYLAGSLIKRDQSPVSVLHGQVSCSSSPPMKTTRERSGCDVGFQSSIHGPYRGGANGLFNGFVRNALGSCVDYDSPSFEVRRDGVDYGSSSVAVDELTFAMEDSFVEANYEPYAKKLLLGAQSRHKIFCDDFVIKAFYEAEKAHRGQMRASGDPYLEHCVETAVLLAIIGATSSVVAAGLLHDSLDDSFLSYDYIFKTFGAGVADLVEGVSKLSQLSKLARENNTASKTVEADRLHTMFLAMADARAVLIKLADRLHNMITLDALPLVKQQRFAKETLQIFAPLANRLGISTWKEQLENLCFKHLNPDQHRHLSARLVESFDEAMIASAKEKLDKALTDEAISYNLHGRHKSLYSIHCKMSKKKLNMDQIHDIHGLRLIVENKEDCYRALRVVQRLWSEVPGQFKDYITNPKFNGYRSLHTVVMGEGTVPLEVQIRTKEMHLQAEFGFAAHWRYKEGDCKHSSFVLQVVEWARWVITWQCETMSKDRPSIGCDDSIKPPCTFPSHSDGCPYSYKPHCGQDGPIFVIMIENDKMSVQEFPADSTVMDLLERAGRASSRWSAYGFPVKEELRPRLNHRPVHDATCKLKMGDVVELTPAIPDKSLSDYREEIQRMYEHGSATVSSTAPAVSGTVGRRS, translated from the exons ATGGCAGTCCCAACAATAGCTTTATACGCGAGTCCACCTAGTAGTGTGTGTTCATCACCATATCCATGTCAAATCAACGCGCACGCAACAtatgattttgaattgaattcaagAACTTCATCAACAACTTCGTCTAGTGCATCTTCCTCTCAGAAACCAATTGTTGGTGGCTTGTCTCGCTTGTTTTCATCTCCTGCAGTGAAACATGCATCATTTTCGGGTGATAGAGAGGAGTTGGGGTCCCTATGGCATGATAGAGGAGACGAATTGAAGGAATTGGGTAGTTCATTTTGTTATACACCAAGCAAATACCTTGCTGGGTCTTTAATAAAGAGGGATCAAAGTCCGGTTTCGGTTTTGCATGGTCAAGTCTCTTGTTCTAGCAGTCCTCCTATGAAGACTACTAGAGAAAGGAGTGGTTGTGATGTGGGTTTTCAGAGTTCAATTCATGGTCCATATCGCGGTGGGGCTAATGGGCTCTTTAATGGGTTTGTGAGGAATGCATTAGGGTCTTGTGTTGATTATGATTCTCCCAGTTTTGAGGTCCGCCGTGATGGTGTTGATTATGGTTCGTCTTCTGTTGCTGTGGATGAATTGACTTTTGCTATGGAGGATAGTTTTGTGGAGGCTAATTATGAGCCTTATGCTAAGAAGTTGTTATTGGGTGCACAATCAAGGCACAAAATTTTTTGTGACGATTTTGTGATCAAGGCCTTTTATGAGGCTGAGAAAGCACACAGGGGACag ATGCGAGCTAGTGGAGATCCTTATTTGGAGCATTGTGTAGAGACTGCAGTTCTGCTTGCGATAATTGGTGCTACCTCCTCAGTGGTTGCTGCAGGGCTTTTACATGACTCTTTGGATGATTCTTTCCTAAGCTATGActatatatttaaaacatttGGAGCAGGGGTGGCTGATTTGGTGGAAGGG GTCTCTAAGCTTAGCCAACTGAGCAAACTTGCTCGTGAGAACAATACAGCAAGCAAAACTGTTGAGGCAGATCGCTTGCACACCATGTTCCTTGCCATGGCAGATGCCAGGGCTGTCCTGATTAAATTAGCAGATCGACTACATAATATGATAACGCTAGATGCATTGCCTTTGGTCAAGCAACAGAGATTTGCTAAGGAGACTTTGCAGATATTTGCTCCCTTGGCCAACCGTTTAGGAATCTCCACTTGGAAAGAGCAGCTAGAAAATCTTTGTTTTAAGCATCTCAACCCAGATCAGCACAGACATTTGTCTGCTAGACTCGTGGAGTCTTTTGATGAAGCGATGATTGCTTCTGCTAAAGAGAAATTAGATAAAGCTCTTACAGATGAAGCCATTTCTTATAATCTACATGGAAGACATAAAAGCTTGTATAGCATTCATTGCAAAATGTCAAA gaaaaaGCTGAACATGGATCAGATCCATGATATTCATGGGCTACGCCTGATTGTTGAAAATAAGGAAGATTGTTATAGAGCATTGAGAGTTGTTCAGCGTTTATGGTCAGAAGTACCTGGACAGTTCAAGGACTACATAACTAATCCCAAGTTCAATGG GTATCGTTCTCTTCATACAGTAGTCATGGGTGAAGGCACAGTGCCACTTGAAGTTCAGATTCGAACAAAGGAGATGCATTTGCAAGCAGAGTTTGGATTTGCTGCCCATTGGAGATACAAGGAAGGTGATTGCAAGCACTCCTCATTTGTGCTGCAGGTGGTTGAGTGGGCAAGATGGGTCATAACCTGGCAGTGCGAGACAATGAGCAAAGACCGCCCTTCTATTGGCTGTGATGATTCCATAAAACCTCCCTGCACATTCCCTTCTCATTCTGATGGTTGCCCGTATTCTTACAAGCCTCACTGTGGCCAAGATGGACCTATTTTCGTCATTATGATTGAGAATGATAAG ATGTCAGTGCAAGAGTTTCCTGCAGACTCAACAGTGATGGATCTGCTGGAAAGGGCTGGCCGTGCAAGCTCAAGATGGTCCGCATATGGGTTCCCTGTGAAGGAAGAATTGAGGCCAAGGCTGAACCATCGGCCAGTGCATGATGCAACTTGCAAGCTAAAGATGGGGGATGTTGTGGAGCTAACTCCTGCTATACCTGACAAATCTTTGTCTGATTACAGGGAAGAGATTCAGCGCATGTATGAGCATGGCTCAGCTACTGTCTCAAGCACAGCTCCAGCTGTTAGTGGCACGGTTGGACGGAGAAGTTGA
- the LOC133701696 gene encoding exportin-T-like yields the protein MDDVEKAILISFEESGAIDSALKSQALSFCQQIKETPTVCRICIEKLCFCNLVQVQFWCLQTLHEVIRVKYAMLSLEEKDFIRKSVFSMCCFEVIDDKNNNAVRILEGAPAFIKNKLAQVFVTLVYFDYPLIWSSVFVDFLPHLRKGAVVIDMFCRILNALDDELISLDYPRTPEEMGVAGRVKDAIRQQCIAQIVNVWYEIVSMYRNSDLDLCSSVLESMRRYISWIDIGLIVNDAFIPLLFQLILVSGGSDQLQGAAAGCVLAVVSKRMDHQSKLAILQNLQINRVFGLVTGDIDSELVSKVAALITGYAVEVLECYKRVNTEDAKGVSLELLNEVLPSVFYVMQNCEVDNTFSIVQFLSCYVATMKSLSPLREKQLHHVGKMLEVICAQIRYDPIYRENLDMLDKIGREEEEKMVEFRKDLFVLLRSVARVAPDVTQMFIRNSLVSCISSVSERNVEEVEASLSLLYALGESLSDEAIKTGSGLLSELVPTLISTRFQCHFNRLVALVYLETITRYIKFVQEHTVYVPMVLTAFLDERGIHHPNFHVRRRASYLFMRVVKLLKAKLVPFIESILQSLQDTVTRFTSLNHTSNDFSGSEDGSHIFEAIGLLIGMEDVPSEKQSDYLSSLLTPLCRQVETLLINANALSPEESPAKIANIQQVIMAINALSKGFSERLVTASRPAIGVMFKKTLDVLLQILVVFPKIEPLRNKVTSFIHRMVDTLGASVFPFLPKALGQLLAESEPKEMVGFLVLLNQLICKFSTSVHDIVEEVFPAIAGRIFSLIPTEPFPLGHGTNSEEIRELQELQKTLYTFLHVITAHDLSSVFLSPKSRDYLDKMMQLLLQSACHHEDILVRKACVQIFIRLIKDWCTRPDVEAKVPGFRSFIIDGFAKNCCFYSALDKSFEFHDANTLILFGEIVLAQKVMYEKFGDGFLIHFVTNCFTTAHCPQDVAVQYCQKLQGNDMKALRSFYQSVIENLRLRQQQNGNLVFR from the exons ATGGATGATGTTGAGAAAGCGATACTTATAAGTTTTGAAGAATCGGGCGCTATAGATTCAGCTCTAAAATCACAAGCACTCTCTTTCTGTCAACAAATTAAGGAAACCCCAACTGTATGCCGTATTTGCATTGAGAAGTTATGCTTTTGCAACCTTGTTCAGGTTCAATTTTGGTGTTTGCAGACTTTACATGAGGTTATTAGGGTTAAATATGCTATGTTGAGCTTAGAAGAGAAGGATTTCATTAGGAAATCTGTGTTTTCTATGTGTTGTTTTGAGGTTATTGATGATAAGAATAACAATGCTGTTAGGATTTTAGAGGGTGCCCCTGCATTTATAAAGAATAAGCTTGCGCAGGTTTTTGTCActttggtttattttgattaCCCTTTAATTTGGTCTTCGgtgtttgttgattttttgCCTCATTTGAGGAAAGGGGCGGTGGTTATTGATATGTTCTGTAGGATTTTGAATGCTTTGGATGATGAATTGATTAGTTTAGATTACCCACGGACACCCGAGGAGATGGGGGTTGCGGGGCGGGTTAAGGATGCTATAAGGCAGCAATGCATTGCGCAGATAGTGAATGTTTGGTATGAAATTGTTTCTATGTATCGGAATTCTGATCTGGACCTTTGCTCTAGTGTGTTAGAATCAATGAGGAGGTATATTTCATGGAttgatattgggttgattgtgaATGATGCATTCATTCCATTATTATTTCAGCTGATTTTAGTTAGTGGGGGATCTGACCAACTTCAGGGTGCTGCTGCGGGGTGTGTTTTGGCAGTGGTTTCCAAGCGGATGGATCATCAATCAAAGTTAGCAATATTGCAGAATCTTCAGATAAATAGGGTTTTTGGGTTGGTAACTGGAGATATTGACTCAGAGTTGGTGTCAAAAGTAGCTGCATTGATTACAGGGTATGCCGTTGAGGTTTTGGAGTGTTATAAACGGGTTAATACGGAAGATGCTAAGGGTGTTTCTCTGGAGCTTTTGAATGAAGTTTTGCCATCTGTTTTTTATGTAATGCAGAACTGTGAGGTGGACAACACATTTAGTATTGTGCAGTTTCTCTCTTGTTATGTTGCCACTATGAAGAGCCTTTCTCCATTGAGAGAGAAACAACTGCATCATGTGGGGAAGATGTTGGAAGTTATTTGTGCACAAATTCGTTACGATCCTATCTACCGTGAAAATCTTGATATGCTGGATAAGATTGGGAGAGAGGAGGAAGAAAAGATGGTGGAATTTAGAAAGGACCTATTTGTGTTGTTACGAAGTGTGGCTCGTGTGGCACCGGATGTTACTCAAATGTTTATCAGAAACTCTTTAGTCAGTTGTATCTCATCTGTGTCAGAAAGAAATGTTGAAGAGGTAGaagcttctctttctcttttgtaTGCACTTGGAGAGTCATTAAGTGATGAAGCCATAAAAACTGGAAGTGGACTGTTGAGCGAATTGGTGCCAACCCTCATTTCGACTAGGTTTCAGTGCCATTTTAATAGGTTAGTTGCACTTGTGTATTTGGAGACTATAACTAGATATATCAAGTTTGTCCAGGAGCATACTGTGTATGTCCCCATGGTTTTGACTGCATTTCTGGATGAGAGAGGAATTCACCACCCAAACTTCCATGTGAGGCGTAGAGCTAGTTATCTGTTCATGAGGGTTGTGAAATTGCTAAAAGCAAAGCTTGTTCCTTTCATAGAGTCAATTTTGCAG AGCCTCCAAGATACAGTAACTCGGTTTACATCTCTGAATCATACATCAAATGATTTTTCAGGATCTGAAGATGGTAGCCACATCTTTGAG GCAATTGGTCTCTTAATTGGGATGGAAGATGTACCATCTGAAAAGCAATCTGATTATCTATCTTCACTGCTCACTCCTCTTTGCCGTCAG GTGGAAACATTACTCATAAATGCCAATGCACTGAGTCCGGAAGAATCTCCAGCGAAAATTGCTAATATTCAGCAAGTAATCATGGCAATTAATGCACTCAGCAAG GGTTTTAGTGAGCGTCTGGTAACTGCGAGTCGCCCTGCAATAGGTGTCATGTTTAAGAAG ACATTGGATGTTCTCCTCCAAATACTTGTTGTTTTTCCAAAGATAGAGCCTTTACGGAACAAG GTTACGTCCTTCATTCATCGTATGGTAGATACTTTAGGTGCATCTGTATTTCCATTCCTTCCCAAGGCATTGGGACAATTGCTTGCAGAAAGTGAG CCAAAGGAAATGGTTGGTTTTCTTGTTCTACTCAATCAGCTTATATGCAAATTCAGCACCTCGGTGCATGACATAGTGGAGGAAGTTTTTCCTGCTATTGCTGGTAGAATATTTAGTCTTATCCCAACTGAACCATTTCCTTTAGGACATGGAACCAATTCTGAG GAAATTCGTGAATTACAAGAACTCCAAAAAACATTGTACACATTTCTTCATGTGATAACTGCACATGATCTATCTTCAGTCTTCCTTTCACCTAAGAGTAGAGACTACTTGGATAAGATGATGCAGTTGCTACTTCAGTCAGCTTGCCATCACGAGGATATTCTTGTGAGGAAG GCATGTGTGCAGATATTCATTAGATTAATTAAAGACTGGTGTACAAGACCTGATGTTGAAGCAAAG GTACCTGGTTTCCGAAGCTTTATAATCGATGGCTTTGCTAAGAACTGTTGTTTTTACAGCGCACTTGACAAATCCTTTGAGTTTCATGATGCAAACACT CTCATTCTGTTTGGAGAAATTGTACTTGCTCAGAAGGTTATGTACGAGAAGTTTGGTGATggttttcttattcattttgtAACAAATTGCTTTACTACTGCACATTGCCCTCAAGATGTAGCTGTACAATATTGCCAGAAGTTGCAG GGTAATGATATGAAGGCATTGAGATCATTCTACCAGTCAGTCATTGAGAATTTACGACTGCGACAGCAACAGAACGGAAACCTTGTTTTCAGATAG
- the LOC133701303 gene encoding putative receptor-like protein kinase At1g72540, with amino-acid sequence MVLKKFTWKSVLLGCLSGERSRPEPKQTCSQRLSLSDLSNPVSPISFSDLSISIFNLHVFTLKELQTVTNKFSKSNYLGEGGFGAVYKGFIDDKLRPGLKAQPVAVKVLDLDGSQGHREWLAEIIFLGQLKHRHLVNLIGYCGEEEHRLLVYEYIERGSLENKLFNRYSAALPWLTRLKIAVGTAKGLAFLHEEEKPVIYRDFKASNVLLESDYNAKLSDFGLAMDGPEGDDTHVTTPVMGTEGYAAPEYIMTGHLTTMSDVFSFGVVLLELITGRRSVDKNRPNREQNLVKWARPQLKDPRKLDQIMDPRLEGQYSSEGARKAAALAYQCLSHHPKSRPSMRTVVKTLEPLLALTDIPIGPFVYIVPNEGKILSDLEKKGKESTDECDEITNGNTCEGKQVEIKEKGRDRHRKGHRHRRRTKSLRSRAVYSDTALYKTIGTGLYSPRN; translated from the exons ATGGTTCTCAAAAAGTTCACTTGGAAATCAGTGCTCCTAGGATGTCTCAGTGGTGAGAGATCACGCCCAGAGCCAAAACAAACATGTTCCCAGAGGCTATCCCTTTCAGACTTGAGCAATCCTGTTTCACCAATTTCATTCAGCGACCTGTCCATTTCTATTTTTAACCTTCATGTTTTCACACTGAAAGAGCTACAGACAGTAACGAATAAGTTCTCAAAGAGCAATTATCTTGGGGAAGGTGGATTTGGGGCTGTGTACAAAGGATTCATTGACGACAAGCTTAGGCCAGGATTAAAGGCTCAGCCTGTGGCTGTCAAGGTGTTGGATTTGGATGGCTCTCAAGGACATCGAGAGTGGCTG gCCGAGATCATCTTTCTTGGGCAATTAAAGCACCGCCATCTTGTGAACCTGATCGGTTACTGCGGCGAGGAAGAGCATCGGCTTCTGGTGTATGAATACATAGAGCGAGGCAGCCTAGAGAACAAACTATTCAACA GATATTCTGCAGCCTTGCCTTGGTTAACAAGACTAAAAATTGCAGTTGGAACGGCGAAAGGCCTTGCCTTCCTCCACGAAGAAGAAAAGCCAGTCATATATCGTGATTTTAAGGCTTCAAATGTCTTATTAGAATCG GATTATAATGCAAAGCTTTCAGATTTTGGCCTGGCAATGGATGGTCCAGAAGGAGATGATACGCACGTTACAACGCCTGTTATGGGCACTGAAGGCTATGCCGCTCCGGAATACATAATGACAG GCCATTTGACAACCATGAGCGACGTGTTCAGCTTCGGAGTGGTACTTTTAGAGCTTATAACTGGTCGACGATCTGTGGACAAGAACCGTCCAAACAGAGAGCAGAACCTAGTGAAGTGGGCAAGACCTCAATTGAAGGATCCCCGCAAGCTAGATCAAATAATGGACCCGAGACTTGAAGGCCAGTATTCGTCCGAGGGTGCGAGAAAGGCAGCAGCATTGGCTTACCAGTGTTTGAGTCACCATCCCAAGTCTAGACCATCTATGAGAACTGTTGTCAAGACCTTGGAGCCTCTACTTGCCTTAACTGACATTCCCATTGGACCCTTTGTGTATATTGTTCCAAATGAAGGCAAAATCCTAAGTGATCtagaaaagaagggaaaagaaagTACAGATGAATGTGATGAGATTACAAACGGTAATACATGCGAAGGAAAGCAGGTGGAGATTAAAGAGAAGGGCCGCGATCGCCACCGCAAAGGCCATCGGCACAGACGGAGGACTAAGTCACTGAGGTCTAGAGCTGTCTATTCTGATACAGCTTTGTATAAAACCATAGGAACTGGTTTGTACTCTCCCAGAAACTAG
- the LOC133701761 gene encoding trimethyltridecatetraene synthase-like has translation METPTWMSYAFAWLATVSLILLASRLRRRKLNPPPGPKSWPIIGNLNLIGELPHRSLHALSQKYGPLMQVKFGSFPVVVGSSVEMAKTILKTHDVIFSGRPKTAAGKYTTYNYSDITWSPYGPYWRQARKMCLMELFSAKRLESYEYIRVEELRALLKTLNKSSGGPINLKDHLADVSLNVISRMVLGKKYTVKSSENEKEIVTPEEFKEMLDELFLLNGVLDIGDSIPWIAFLDLQGYIKRMKTLSKKFDKFMEHVLDEHEARRKEDKNWEPKDMVDVLLQLASDPNLEIKLERHGVKAFSQDLIAGGTESSAVTVEWAISEILRKPEVFEKATEELDRVIGRERWVEEKDMVNLPYIYAIAKEVMRLHPVAPMLVPRAAREDININGYDIKKGSRVLVNVWTIGRDPKVWDKPDEFFPERFIGNSIDVRGHDYELLPFGAGRRMCPGYPLGLKVIQATLSNLLHGFKWRLPDGQKKEDLNMDEIFGLSTPKKYPLVAVAEPRLPAHVYPK, from the exons ATGGAGACTCCTACTTGGATGTCCTATGCCTTTGCATGGCTTGCCACTGTATCCCTTATCCTGCTAGCCAGCCGTCTCCGCCGCCGCAAGCTCAACCCACCACCAGGCCCAAAATCCTGGCCGATAATAGGAAACCTCAATCTCATAGGCGAACTCCCCCACCGTTCCCTCCATGCCCTCTCCCAAAAATATGGCCCCCTCATGCAAGTCAAATTTGGATCATTCCCAGTTGTTGTTGGCTCTTCTGTTGAAATGGCAAAAACCATCCTCAAAACCCACGATGTTATCTTCTCTGGCCGCCCCAAAACAGCTGCAGGCAAATACACCACCTATAATTACTCAGATATTACATGGTCTCCATACGGACCTTATTGGCGTCAAGCACGTAAAATGTGCTTAATGGAACTTTTTAGTGCTAAGCGCCTTGAGTCGTACGAGTACATTCGTGTGGAGGAGTTGAGAGCACTCCTTAAAACTCTTAACAAATCAAGTGGCGGGCCTATTAATCTGAAAGATCACCTTGCAGATGTGAGTCTTAACGTAATTAGTCGTATGGTGTTAGGGAAGAAATACACAGTCAAGAGTTCCGAGAATGAGAAGGAGATAGTAACACCAGAGGAATTCAAAGAAATGCTTGATGAGTTGTTCTTGCTTAATGGGGTGTTGGATATCGGTGACTCGATCCCTTGGATTGCTTTCTTAGATTTGCAAGGTTACATTAAGAGAATGAAGACTTTATCCAAGAAGTTTGACAAGTTTATGGAGCATGTGTTGGATGAACACGAAGCTAGGAGAAAGGAAGACAAGAACTGGGAGCCCAAGGATATGGTTGATGTCCTTTTGCAGCTTGCTTCTGATCCTAATCTTGAGATCAAGCTTGAAAGACATGGAGTGAAGGCATTTTCACAG GACTTGATTGCCGGTGGAACTGAAAGCTCCGCAGTGACAGTGGAATGGGCAATTTCAGAGATCTTGAGAAAGCCAGAAGTTTTTGAGAAAGCAACAGAAGAGCTTGATAGGGTAATTGGAAGAGAAAGATGGGTGGAAGAGAAAGACATGGTTAATTTGCCATACATCTATGCCATTGCTAAGGAGGTTATGCGCTTGCACCCTGTGGCACCAATGCTTGTGCCTAGAGCAGCACGTGAAGATATCAACATCAATGGTTACGACATTAAAAAAGGCTCTCGAGTCCTTGTTAATGTGTGGACTATCGGGAGAGATCCCAAAGTATGGGACAAACCTGATGAATTTTTCCCAGAGAGATTCATTGGTAATTCTATTGATGTTAGAGGTCATGATTATGAGCTATTGCCATTTGGAGCTGGAAGAAGGATGTGTCCTGGATATCCTTTAGGACTAAAGGTAATTCAAGCAACTTTGTCAAATCTTCTTCATGGATTTAAATGGAGATTGCCTGATGGCCAGAAGAAGGAGGACTTGAACATGGACGAAATTTTTGGGCTTTCTACACCAAAAAAATACCCTCTTGTTGCTGTTGCCGAACCTCGTCTTCCAGCTCATGTTTACCCCAAGTGA